A genomic region of Halomonas aestuarii contains the following coding sequences:
- a CDS encoding NAD-dependent epimerase yields MKLLITGMAGFIGHAVARRLAGQGHEIVGIDNLNDYYDVSLKQARLDDLAGCEDVQFVRLDLADREGMSALFVEHHFDRVIHLAAQAGVRYSLENPHVYADSNLVGHLNVLEGCRHGQVEHLVYASSSSVYGMNEHVPFATSDAVDHPISLYAATKKANELMSHTYSHLYRLPTTGLRFFTVYGPWSRPDMAMFKFTRAVLAGEPISVYNHGDMERDFTYIDDIVEGIVRVLDIIPQPDPQWRASESGPDSSSAPYALYNIGHGSPVPLMDFIRAVETATGREAICDFQPMQPGDVPRTWADTEALFRATGYRPRVGVEEGVRKFVEWYRAYYAI; encoded by the coding sequence ATGAAGCTTCTGATCACCGGCATGGCCGGTTTCATCGGCCACGCTGTGGCCCGGCGGCTGGCCGGCCAGGGTCACGAGATCGTCGGTATCGACAATCTCAATGACTACTACGATGTCTCGCTCAAGCAGGCGCGACTCGACGACCTCGCCGGCTGCGAGGACGTGCAGTTCGTGAGGCTCGACCTGGCCGACCGGGAGGGCATGTCGGCATTGTTCGTCGAGCACCACTTCGATCGGGTCATCCATCTGGCGGCCCAGGCCGGGGTGCGCTATTCGCTGGAGAATCCCCACGTGTATGCCGACAGCAACCTGGTGGGGCACCTGAACGTGCTCGAGGGCTGTCGCCACGGCCAGGTGGAGCACCTGGTCTATGCCTCCTCGAGCTCGGTGTATGGCATGAACGAGCATGTGCCCTTCGCCACGTCGGACGCCGTGGACCATCCCATCAGCCTCTATGCCGCCACCAAGAAGGCCAACGAGCTGATGTCGCACACCTATTCCCACCTCTATCGGTTGCCGACCACCGGGCTTCGGTTCTTCACGGTCTACGGTCCCTGGAGCCGGCCGGACATGGCGATGTTCAAGTTCACCCGTGCCGTGCTGGCCGGTGAACCGATCTCAGTCTACAACCACGGGGACATGGAGCGGGACTTCACCTACATCGACGACATCGTCGAGGGGATCGTGCGCGTGCTCGACATCATCCCGCAGCCCGACCCGCAGTGGCGAGCCAGCGAGTCGGGCCCGGACAGCTCCAGCGCGCCCTATGCCCTCTACAATATCGGCCATGGCAGTCCGGTACCGTTGATGGACTTCATCCGCGCGGTGGAAACTGCCACCGGTCGCGAGGCGATCTGCGACTTCCAGCCGATGCAGCCTGGCGATGTGCCGCGCACCTGGGCGGACACCGAGGCGCTCTTCCGGGCGACGGGGTATCGGCCGAGGGTCGGCGTGGAGGAGGGCGTGAGGAAGTTCGTGGAGTGGTACCGGGCGTATTACGCCATCTAA
- a CDS encoding polysaccharide export protein, with product MIMHAEHVEEEETTTRAGHGYPWGTWVGMMALLSALLILGGCAMAPGGHIDEDKIGESLDERVALEPITPQLVAAMAPVQESLSRPVSKALRSALESYEYRLGPGDVLSIIVYDHPELTIPAGAERAASETGNRIRPDGTMFYPYVGRVRVAGMTLEEVRRVITRRLSDVITDPQVEVGVAAFRSQKVYVSGAVASPGTLPITIVPMTILDAISQVGGANPNADWHNILLVREGRERRLSLYGLLRQGDLSQNQLLRDGDMLHVPTSENQNVVVLGQVRRPGAIALGNERITLTDALARAGGVNELRAEPSGIFVVRGHAPDSEKLATVYQLDISDATRLMLGTRFPLQPQDVVYVTSAPLARWNSVISLLLPTLTFPGDIASSADSVGQL from the coding sequence ATGATCATGCACGCCGAACACGTGGAAGAAGAAGAGACCACCACCCGTGCAGGGCACGGGTACCCGTGGGGCACCTGGGTCGGGATGATGGCATTGCTTTCGGCCCTGCTGATTCTCGGGGGCTGTGCCATGGCGCCTGGCGGCCATATCGACGAGGACAAGATCGGCGAGTCGCTGGACGAACGGGTCGCCCTCGAGCCGATCACGCCACAGCTGGTGGCGGCGATGGCGCCGGTTCAGGAGTCGCTCTCGCGTCCGGTCTCGAAGGCGCTGCGTAGCGCGCTCGAGTCCTACGAGTATCGGCTAGGGCCGGGCGATGTGCTGAGCATCATTGTCTACGATCATCCCGAGCTGACCATTCCCGCCGGCGCCGAGCGCGCGGCGTCGGAGACCGGCAACCGCATCCGGCCAGACGGCACCATGTTCTACCCCTATGTGGGCCGCGTGCGGGTCGCCGGAATGACCCTGGAAGAGGTGCGCCGTGTGATCACGCGGCGACTCTCTGACGTGATCACCGACCCTCAGGTGGAGGTAGGCGTGGCGGCCTTCCGTTCCCAGAAGGTCTATGTCAGCGGGGCGGTCGCGTCCCCAGGTACCCTGCCGATCACCATCGTGCCGATGACCATCCTGGATGCCATCAGCCAGGTGGGAGGGGCCAACCCCAATGCCGACTGGCATAACATCCTGCTGGTGCGTGAAGGCCGTGAGCGGCGCCTGTCGCTCTATGGCCTGCTGCGCCAGGGCGACCTGAGCCAGAACCAGCTGCTCCGCGATGGCGACATGCTGCACGTGCCGACCTCGGAGAACCAGAACGTCGTGGTGCTGGGCCAGGTCCGGCGCCCGGGCGCGATCGCCCTGGGCAACGAGCGCATCACCCTCACCGATGCACTGGCCCGGGCCGGCGGCGTCAACGAGCTGCGTGCCGAGCCTTCCGGCATCTTCGTGGTGCGGGGCCATGCGCCCGACAGCGAGAAGCTGGCCACCGTCTACCAACTGGATATCAGCGATGCGACCCGGCTGATGCTGGGGACACGCTTCCCGCTGCAGCCCCAGGATGTGGTCTACGTGACCTCCGCCCCGCTGGCCCGCTGGAACAGCGTGATCAGCCTGCTCCTCCCGACCCTTACCTTCCCTGGCGACATCGCAAGCTCGGCCGACAGCGTCGGTCAGTTGTAG
- a CDS encoding sugar transferase has product MKQPFAKRALDLIASLTALVLLAPLLGILALWVRLDSPGPALFRQTRLGRSGRAFELYKFRSMVVRESVDQYREAVVEEGRDPRITRAGRWLRASSLDELPQLWNVLRGDMSLVGPRPLLPEQEEAVPARMRRRFMVVPGLTGLAQVRGRRGLDWPEQLAADCDYVDRRSLVMDLAILLATVRVVFAAQGVYGGAGSNWRAYLPDHQACLPDTQTRQDAEVRES; this is encoded by the coding sequence ATGAAACAGCCATTCGCCAAGCGTGCACTGGATCTCATCGCCAGCCTGACCGCGCTGGTGCTGCTGGCCCCCCTCCTGGGCATCCTTGCACTGTGGGTTCGCCTGGACAGTCCGGGGCCGGCGCTGTTTCGTCAGACGCGACTGGGTCGGTCGGGGAGGGCCTTCGAGCTCTACAAGTTCCGCAGCATGGTGGTCCGCGAGTCCGTGGATCAGTATCGCGAGGCGGTGGTGGAGGAGGGGCGGGATCCCCGCATCACCCGGGCGGGACGATGGCTGAGGGCCTCCAGCCTCGACGAGCTTCCCCAGCTGTGGAACGTGCTGAGAGGCGACATGAGCCTGGTGGGGCCGCGTCCCCTGCTGCCGGAGCAGGAGGAGGCCGTGCCGGCGCGGATGCGCCGCCGGTTCATGGTGGTGCCTGGACTGACGGGGCTTGCCCAGGTGCGGGGTCGACGAGGGCTGGACTGGCCGGAGCAGCTGGCCGCGGACTGCGACTACGTCGACCGGCGCAGCCTGGTGATGGACCTGGCGATCCTGCTGGCCACGGTGCGGGTGGTGTTTGCGGCGCAGGGGGTCTATGGAGGGGCGGGCAGCAACTGGCGGGCCTATTTGCCTGATCACCAGGCCTGCCTCCCGGATACACAAACACGCCAGGACGCAGAGGTGAGGGAGTCATGA
- a CDS encoding glycosyltransferase family 4 protein yields MDMKVIDQSGGRAVDAMRPPGTRVDVLIVAGNARSLIANRGDLIREMQARGHAVAAAVPRADYLPEVELLGIPVIPLDMARASLAPWQDLRTLAALWLVMRRLRPRVVLGYTVKPVVYGSLAARLAGVPRAYSLITGLGLAFGEARTRRARLLRSLVSLLYRVGLAGNRTVFFQNPDDQEEFLARRILTARSCSVRVNGSGVNLTEYPPCPIPEGPMLFLYVGRLLLDKGVDQFVAAAEQLKPAFPDARFVVVGPHDPKLPHACPAEEVAGWNERGHVEFIGGVRDVRPWLAKCHVFVFPSTYREGIPRCVLEAMATGRAIVTTDAPGCRETVLPGDNGILVPPRDVQSLTRTMRRFLETPELAERMGRASRRLAVERFDVRLVNRVMLEAMGL; encoded by the coding sequence ATGGACATGAAGGTCATCGATCAGTCCGGCGGGAGAGCCGTGGACGCCATGCGCCCCCCGGGGACACGGGTGGACGTGCTGATCGTGGCGGGTAACGCCCGTTCGCTGATCGCCAACCGCGGCGACCTGATCCGCGAGATGCAGGCACGGGGACATGCCGTGGCGGCCGCGGTGCCGCGGGCCGACTACCTCCCCGAGGTGGAGCTGTTAGGGATTCCGGTCATCCCGCTGGACATGGCCCGGGCGTCGCTGGCGCCCTGGCAGGACCTGCGCACCCTGGCTGCGCTGTGGCTAGTGATGCGTCGGCTGCGTCCTCGGGTGGTGCTCGGCTATACGGTCAAGCCGGTGGTCTACGGCAGCCTGGCCGCCCGTCTCGCCGGGGTTCCGCGGGCCTATTCGCTGATCACTGGCCTGGGCCTGGCATTTGGGGAGGCCCGGACGCGACGAGCACGCCTGCTGCGTAGCCTGGTCTCTTTACTCTATCGGGTGGGGCTTGCCGGAAACCGCACGGTGTTCTTCCAGAATCCCGACGACCAGGAAGAGTTTCTGGCGCGCCGAATCCTGACCGCTCGCTCGTGCAGCGTTCGCGTCAATGGCTCGGGCGTGAATCTCACGGAGTATCCTCCCTGCCCGATTCCCGAGGGGCCAATGCTGTTCCTTTACGTCGGCAGGCTGCTGCTCGACAAGGGCGTTGACCAGTTCGTGGCCGCCGCCGAGCAACTCAAGCCTGCCTTCCCCGACGCACGTTTCGTGGTGGTCGGTCCCCATGATCCCAAGCTCCCCCATGCCTGCCCGGCAGAGGAAGTGGCGGGCTGGAACGAGCGTGGCCACGTGGAGTTCATCGGCGGGGTGCGCGATGTGCGTCCCTGGCTCGCGAAATGCCATGTCTTCGTCTTTCCCTCCACCTACCGGGAAGGCATCCCGCGCTGTGTGCTCGAGGCCATGGCCACCGGTCGCGCGATCGTCACCACCGATGCGCCGGGCTGTCGCGAGACGGTGCTCCCTGGCGACAACGGGATCCTGGTCCCGCCACGCGATGTCCAGTCGCTGACAAGGACGATGCGCAGGTTCCTGGAGACACCGGAACTGGCAGAGCGAATGGGACGTGCCTCGCGACGCCTGGCGGTCGAGCGCTTCGATGTTCGCCTGGTCAACCGGGTGATGCTGGAGGCCATGGGACTATGA
- a CDS encoding polysaccharide biosynthesis tyrosine autokinase yields MLDHKWMILLTALIFLLGGYFYASSQPRIYQADALIQIENRGAGLGVLDSLAVGNQMGNPTSAEMEILQSRLVMGNTVDRLDLAIEVEPRRLPWVGDFLVNHGMSHEWIARLTPGALLEWLPGIDARLADQYVWDGETLEVSRFEVPPGMVGREHLLRVTGPRSVELWQGGRRILAGDIGDTLQDDSGYRMFIGRLEAHPGAEFGVQRVSRLNAIGKLQQRFTIVPRGNASGVFQLTLNGPDHERIDLILETITGVFLTQNVQRQSEEAEKQLAFLDAQIPQVNQQLTAAENRLNTYRAERDSVDLNFETRNLLNSLVAVENQLTELALAESDLAERFRPTHPNYQALLRQRAQLMQEKERHEAQVSLLPETQQEVLRMTRDTEVNQQIYVQLLNQRQEMRLLKAGTVGNVRILDEAVLLRGTIAPRVPLVSVASALFGALLAMVVVVLKLVLSRAVESPDQLEELGLPVYAVVPASDEQTRLARRIRSRHAKQGQNIFRGLLADRDPNEVAVESLRALRTSLYFAMLESGNNRLMIAGASPEVGKSFVAANLAAVCAQAGQRVLLVDADMRRGHLHHAFHDRGDNGLSDLLAQRIEIDEAIRPTSIEGLDYIARGSVPPNPSELLMQQGFHDFLDEMSRRYELVVLDTPPVLAVTDAAIAGKLAGTSLLVVRYGRNTLKEVRAAKRRLEHGGVSLKGTILNGIEKTATGRYGYGDSYLYAYR; encoded by the coding sequence ATGCTTGACCACAAATGGATGATCCTGCTGACGGCTCTGATTTTCCTGCTTGGCGGCTACTTCTACGCCAGCTCTCAGCCCCGGATCTACCAGGCCGATGCCTTGATCCAGATCGAGAACCGCGGGGCAGGCCTCGGGGTGCTGGACAGCCTGGCCGTGGGCAATCAGATGGGCAACCCGACGTCCGCCGAGATGGAGATCCTGCAGTCGCGGCTGGTGATGGGAAATACCGTCGACCGCCTCGACCTGGCGATCGAGGTCGAGCCGAGACGGCTGCCTTGGGTAGGAGACTTTCTGGTCAACCATGGCATGAGCCACGAGTGGATCGCCCGACTCACTCCCGGTGCATTGCTGGAATGGCTGCCGGGTATCGATGCTCGGTTGGCGGATCAGTATGTCTGGGACGGTGAGACCCTGGAGGTCAGCCGTTTCGAGGTGCCGCCCGGCATGGTCGGCCGGGAGCACCTGCTGAGGGTCACAGGGCCGCGGAGCGTGGAGCTGTGGCAGGGCGGCCGACGAATCCTGGCCGGAGACATCGGCGATACCCTGCAGGATGACAGCGGCTACCGGATGTTCATCGGGCGCCTGGAGGCACACCCCGGAGCCGAATTCGGGGTCCAGCGGGTCTCCCGGCTCAATGCCATCGGCAAGCTGCAGCAGCGCTTCACCATCGTGCCCCGTGGCAATGCCTCGGGGGTCTTCCAGCTGACCCTGAACGGCCCTGACCACGAGCGCATCGACCTTATCCTGGAGACCATTACCGGTGTCTTCCTGACCCAGAACGTTCAGCGCCAGTCCGAGGAGGCGGAGAAGCAGCTCGCCTTCCTGGATGCCCAGATCCCCCAGGTGAACCAGCAGCTCACCGCTGCCGAGAATCGCCTGAACACCTATCGCGCCGAGCGTGATTCCGTGGACCTCAACTTCGAGACCCGCAACCTGCTCAACAGCCTGGTCGCGGTGGAGAACCAGCTGACCGAGCTGGCCCTGGCTGAGTCGGACCTGGCGGAGCGGTTCCGCCCCACCCATCCCAACTATCAGGCGTTGCTGCGCCAGCGTGCCCAGCTGATGCAGGAGAAGGAGCGGCACGAGGCGCAGGTGAGCCTGCTGCCGGAGACCCAGCAGGAGGTGCTGCGGATGACGCGCGACACCGAGGTGAACCAGCAGATCTACGTGCAGTTGCTCAACCAGCGTCAGGAGATGCGACTGCTCAAGGCCGGTACGGTGGGCAATGTCCGTATCCTCGACGAGGCGGTCCTGCTCAGGGGCACCATCGCCCCGCGGGTGCCTCTGGTCTCCGTCGCCAGTGCACTGTTCGGCGCCCTGCTGGCGATGGTGGTCGTCGTGTTAAAGCTGGTGCTGAGCCGTGCGGTGGAGTCGCCCGACCAGTTGGAGGAGCTGGGGCTTCCGGTCTACGCGGTAGTGCCGGCCTCCGACGAGCAGACGCGCCTGGCGCGACGCATCCGCTCTCGCCATGCCAAGCAGGGCCAGAACATCTTCCGCGGCCTGCTTGCCGATCGGGACCCCAACGAGGTGGCCGTCGAGTCGCTGCGTGCCCTGCGCACCAGCCTCTACTTTGCCATGCTGGAGTCCGGCAACAACCGGCTCATGATCGCCGGGGCCAGCCCGGAGGTGGGCAAGAGCTTCGTCGCGGCCAACCTGGCGGCGGTATGCGCCCAGGCGGGGCAGCGGGTATTGCTGGTTGATGCGGACATGCGCCGTGGCCACCTCCACCACGCCTTCCACGACAGGGGCGACAACGGCCTGTCCGACCTGCTGGCCCAGCGCATCGAGATCGATGAAGCGATCCGTCCCACCTCGATCGAGGGTCTGGACTACATCGCCCGGGGCAGCGTGCCACCCAACCCCTCGGAGCTGCTCATGCAGCAGGGCTTCCATGACTTCCTGGATGAGATGAGCCGGCGGTACGAGTTGGTGGTGCTGGACACCCCGCCGGTACTGGCCGTCACCGATGCTGCGATAGCGGGCAAGCTGGCGGGGACCAGCCTGCTGGTGGTGCGTTATGGCCGCAACACCCTGAAGGAGGTGCGAGCCGCCAAGCGCCGTCTGGAGCATGGCGGGGTGAGTCTCAAGGGCACCATCCTCAATGGCATCGAGAAGACCGCCACGGGCCGTTACGGCTATGGCGACAGCTACCTCTATGCGTATCGTTGA
- a CDS encoding D-2-hydroxyacid dehydrogenase, protein MPRETLLFLQHEDVLARQREALLSQLAEGLPEARVLLASSPVQVPDRLRVDAVITPTLPWLPEALSRLEHYDWIHFLSSGVEAIWAMPFDKHRVLMTRSAGVHAPAMSEFALGAMLYFAKRFGSWTRQSASPHWRREWLGELTGARLTILGMGRVGSLLAERARLFGMQVNGLRRHADNISEGMTPLTLSRLPEVLADTDYLVVCLPLTDETRGLVDERLLESLRPGAVLVDISRGGVVCESAVIKSLEAGRLSGAALDVFEREPLPKSSRLWGREDVLLTPHVSGTTPFYLERAVALFLDNHRALVAGQAPLTPVDVEAGY, encoded by the coding sequence ATGCCCCGGGAGACGCTGCTGTTCCTCCAGCACGAAGACGTGCTTGCACGGCAGCGCGAGGCCCTGCTCTCGCAGCTTGCCGAGGGGCTGCCGGAAGCACGGGTGCTGCTGGCCTCAAGTCCCGTGCAGGTTCCCGACAGGTTAAGGGTCGATGCGGTGATCACCCCGACCCTGCCTTGGCTGCCTGAGGCCCTGTCGCGACTGGAGCACTATGACTGGATCCACTTCTTGTCCTCGGGGGTCGAGGCAATCTGGGCGATGCCCTTTGACAAGCACCGGGTGCTGATGACCCGAAGCGCAGGGGTGCATGCACCGGCCATGAGCGAATTTGCCCTGGGCGCCATGCTCTATTTCGCCAAGCGCTTCGGCAGCTGGACCCGGCAATCCGCGTCCCCCCACTGGCGACGTGAGTGGCTGGGCGAGCTGACCGGTGCGCGCCTGACCATCCTCGGCATGGGGCGGGTCGGTAGCCTGCTGGCCGAGCGCGCCCGACTCTTCGGCATGCAGGTCAACGGCCTGCGTCGTCATGCCGACAATATCTCCGAGGGGATGACGCCCCTGACCCTGTCGCGGCTCCCCGAGGTACTGGCCGACACCGACTATCTGGTGGTCTGCCTGCCGCTGACCGACGAGACTCGCGGCCTGGTAGACGAGCGCTTGCTTGAATCGCTGCGGCCGGGCGCCGTGCTGGTCGACATTTCACGGGGAGGGGTGGTGTGCGAGTCGGCCGTGATCAAGTCCCTGGAGGCCGGGCGACTCAGCGGTGCCGCCCTGGATGTTTTCGAGCGGGAGCCCCTGCCGAAGAGCTCACGCCTGTGGGGTCGCGAGGACGTGCTGCTGACTCCGCATGTCTCCGGGACCACTCCCTTCTATCTGGAACGCGCCGTGGCGCTGTTTCTCGACAATCACAGAGCGCTGGTCGCAGGCCAGGCACCGCTCACGCCAGTGGATGTCGAGGCGGGCTACTGA
- a CDS encoding glycosyltransferase family 32 protein: protein MNVLHVVLTSRFIKLVANFLKLASYPFHWLFPRKRFTIPAHAGPWWKRPDNTEDIPRIIWQTNFTDRVTLPVYLNYLFNRLMAPGFEYRFMVTQARGDFIKTHYPEETFQNYNRLQIGAAQADVWRVLVLLKHGGVYLDIDAHLVWPLAWILRRTKKELYVTTRKGQLSNYFIASQPESSHLQKVADRINLNINERRFSGVFQLTGPGVFNEVLDPAEVNTISYRHACNQGNFTNRHFQYIDKKEGKWHEQQRREKLIRED, encoded by the coding sequence ATGAATGTTCTTCATGTTGTACTCACCAGCCGCTTCATCAAGCTGGTCGCTAATTTTCTTAAGCTGGCCAGCTATCCCTTTCACTGGCTCTTTCCACGAAAGCGTTTTACCATCCCTGCGCATGCGGGCCCTTGGTGGAAGAGGCCTGACAATACTGAGGATATTCCTCGAATCATTTGGCAGACGAACTTTACAGACCGCGTAACATTGCCTGTCTATCTCAATTACCTGTTCAACCGCCTGATGGCGCCCGGCTTCGAATACCGTTTCATGGTCACCCAAGCGCGTGGCGACTTTATCAAGACCCATTATCCTGAAGAAACCTTTCAGAACTACAATCGGTTACAGATTGGCGCCGCTCAGGCCGATGTCTGGCGAGTGCTGGTGCTGCTGAAGCACGGCGGGGTCTATCTGGATATCGATGCCCATCTGGTATGGCCATTGGCATGGATTCTCAGGCGAACGAAAAAAGAGCTTTACGTAACCACCCGCAAGGGGCAATTGAGTAACTACTTCATTGCCAGCCAACCTGAGAGCTCACATTTGCAGAAAGTAGCAGATCGTATTAATTTAAACATCAATGAGCGACGCTTCTCTGGCGTGTTCCAGTTGACCGGCCCAGGTGTCTTCAACGAGGTGCTAGATCCGGCGGAAGTAAACACCATTTCTTACCGTCATGCCTGCAATCAGGGCAACTTTACCAACCGTCACTTTCAGTATATCGACAAGAAGGAAGGAAAATGGCATGAGCAACAGCGCAGGGAAAAGCTGATTCGCGAGGACTGA
- a CDS encoding UDP-glucose dehydrogenase family protein produces the protein MKITIFGTGYVGLVTGTCLADVGHDVLCVDVDADKIARLEAGEIPIFEPGLEPMVKANMEAGRLRFTTDPEAAVAFGTLQFIAVGTPPDEDGSADLKYVLAVAETIGRHMSEYKVIVDKSTVPVGTADRVRDTVANTLEDRGAALDFDVCSNPEFLKEGAAIEDFTHGARIIVGTESERVMALMRECYAPYIRQQEKLMFLDVRAAELTKYAANAMLATKISFMNEIANLAERLGADVEQVRRGIGSDPRIGYQFIYPGCGYGGSCFPKDVQALARTAADVDYRAELLTAVESVNQRQKRTLFAKLAQAFDGDLAGKTIALWGLAFKPNTDDMRDAPSRTLMEALWDAGARVQAYDPEAMKECRRLYGERDDLVLVGDRIQAVKGADALVICTEWKEFRTLDFAWLKQQLAMPVVVDGRNLFEPEAVKAAGLLYFAVGRGDSLK, from the coding sequence ATGAAGATCACCATTTTCGGGACGGGGTACGTGGGGCTCGTGACCGGGACCTGCCTGGCCGATGTGGGCCATGATGTGCTGTGCGTTGACGTCGACGCGGACAAGATCGCCCGGCTGGAGGCGGGCGAGATCCCGATCTTTGAGCCGGGGCTCGAGCCCATGGTGAAGGCCAACATGGAGGCGGGACGGCTGCGCTTCACCACCGACCCGGAAGCGGCGGTCGCCTTCGGGACCCTGCAGTTCATCGCCGTGGGCACGCCGCCCGACGAGGACGGTAGCGCCGACCTGAAGTACGTGCTGGCGGTGGCCGAGACCATCGGCCGCCACATGAGCGAGTACAAGGTGATTGTCGACAAGTCCACGGTGCCGGTCGGTACGGCCGACCGGGTGCGCGACACGGTGGCGAACACCCTCGAGGACCGGGGCGCGGCGCTGGACTTCGATGTCTGCTCCAACCCGGAATTCCTCAAGGAAGGCGCGGCCATCGAGGACTTCACCCACGGCGCGCGGATCATCGTCGGCACCGAGTCAGAGCGGGTGATGGCGCTGATGCGCGAGTGCTATGCCCCCTACATCCGCCAGCAGGAAAAGCTGATGTTCCTGGACGTGCGGGCCGCCGAACTCACCAAGTACGCGGCCAACGCCATGCTGGCCACCAAGATCAGCTTCATGAACGAGATCGCCAATCTGGCCGAGCGGCTGGGCGCCGACGTGGAGCAGGTGCGTCGTGGCATCGGCAGCGACCCCCGCATCGGCTACCAGTTCATCTATCCCGGTTGCGGCTATGGCGGGTCCTGCTTTCCCAAGGACGTGCAGGCCCTGGCGCGGACCGCGGCCGACGTGGACTACCGGGCGGAACTGCTCACCGCCGTCGAGTCGGTGAACCAGCGCCAGAAGCGGACGCTCTTCGCCAAGCTGGCCCAGGCCTTCGACGGCGACCTGGCCGGCAAGACCATCGCGCTGTGGGGCCTTGCCTTCAAGCCCAACACGGATGACATGCGTGATGCGCCGAGCCGCACCCTGATGGAGGCGCTGTGGGACGCCGGCGCCCGGGTCCAGGCCTATGACCCGGAGGCGATGAAGGAGTGCCGCCGGCTCTACGGCGAGCGTGACGACCTGGTGCTGGTGGGCGATCGCATCCAGGCGGTGAAGGGGGCGGATGCCCTGGTGATCTGCACCGAGTGGAAGGAGTTTCGCACCCTGGACTTCGCCTGGCTGAAGCAGCAGCTGGCCATGCCGGTGGTCGTCGACGGTCGCAACCTCTTCGAGCCCGAGGCCGTCAAGGCCGCCGGACTGCTCTACTTCGCCGTGGGACGGGGCGACTCGCTGAAGTAG
- a CDS encoding O-antigen ligase family protein: protein MLTALPLVVPGGYWAGLVCLAAGGLLGLGRRRCHLARLTMPDRLLAAALLLLGLAQLISCLIAPQGTRGLPLVLAAWLAVPALLQLRSFPPSPAWWWGGMASGGLLTGASALWQALVQGRVRPDGVGLDPILYGNLSLLTGLLCLAGLSWALHRHDGRWFWLLVLGALGGLVASGFAGARGGWLALPLVAWVFLRGWRQGQGHLLRPWVRKLLLVLLLTLPLALYLVPETRVKVRFDEAVAELQAYVAHPETPSSVSTRIALWQGAWQLIPESPVLGHGEAGFHEGMARLVARPDSPFGSHLLGFWHPHQELLDAWVRRGFLGLCALLALYLLPWWHFRGGRREDPSGNAALALAGVLVPVAYLGFGLTYGFFAYPAGVLMFLGWVMVPWVLVDAPWRRPAAFPGNASGL from the coding sequence ATGCTGACCGCCCTGCCACTGGTCGTCCCGGGGGGATACTGGGCGGGGCTGGTCTGCCTGGCGGCGGGGGGGCTGCTGGGCCTGGGGCGTCGACGATGCCATCTCGCACGGCTCACCATGCCAGATCGACTGCTGGCCGCCGCGCTGCTTCTGCTGGGCCTGGCCCAGCTGATCTCCTGCCTCATCGCCCCTCAGGGCACTCGTGGCCTGCCGCTGGTGCTGGCGGCCTGGCTGGCCGTCCCGGCACTGTTGCAGTTGCGCAGCTTTCCTCCATCGCCGGCCTGGTGGTGGGGCGGCATGGCGTCAGGGGGGCTCCTGACGGGGGCCTCGGCGCTGTGGCAGGCGCTGGTGCAGGGGCGCGTTCGCCCCGACGGTGTAGGGCTCGACCCCATCCTCTACGGCAATCTCAGCCTGCTGACCGGCCTGCTCTGTCTGGCCGGCCTGAGCTGGGCCCTGCACCGGCATGACGGGAGGTGGTTCTGGCTGCTGGTGCTGGGCGCCCTTGGCGGGCTGGTGGCCTCGGGGTTCGCCGGTGCCCGAGGTGGGTGGCTCGCTTTGCCATTGGTGGCATGGGTATTCCTGAGAGGCTGGCGCCAAGGGCAGGGTCACCTCCTGCGGCCATGGGTCCGGAAATTGCTGCTGGTGCTCTTGCTTACCCTGCCGCTGGCGCTCTACCTGGTGCCGGAGACGCGGGTCAAGGTTCGCTTCGACGAGGCGGTGGCGGAGCTCCAGGCCTATGTGGCCCATCCCGAGACGCCGAGTTCGGTGAGTACCCGGATCGCCCTTTGGCAGGGTGCCTGGCAACTGATTCCCGAGTCGCCCGTACTAGGTCATGGTGAGGCAGGCTTTCACGAGGGCATGGCCAGGCTGGTGGCGAGGCCGGATTCCCCCTTCGGTAGCCACCTCCTGGGATTCTGGCATCCGCACCAGGAGCTGCTGGATGCCTGGGTCAGGCGGGGGTTCCTGGGCCTATGCGCCCTGCTGGCGCTGTATCTGCTCCCCTGGTGGCATTTCCGTGGCGGGCGTCGGGAAGATCCCTCCGGAAATGCCGCGCTGGCCCTGGCCGGCGTGCTGGTGCCGGTGGCCTACCTGGGGTTCGGGCTAACCTACGGCTTCTTTGCCTATCCGGCCGGCGTCCTGATGTTCCTGGGGTGGGTGATGGTGCCCTGGGTGCTGGTGGACGCGCCGTGGCGTCGGCCCGCTGCCTTCCCGGGGAACGCATCCGGCCTATGA